From Burkholderia sp. WP9, a single genomic window includes:
- a CDS encoding metallophosphoesterase family protein — MSNRKIVKTSPTDQGASIVSRRGFLKFAGASSLATAAGTLSSAARAANSAPDGTPEQVHLTWGNDPAGEVTVSWASLAPAVNPQVRVGVAGAAKHTVHGVQTTYTDGLNGEVVFTYHAHLRDLKPATSYEYQVSAENDSHAAQPFTASFRTAPRGRAPFRWTSYGDLATPNTGWVLSSPQSRFAVQAVERFEPLFHLLNGDLCYANLNPAHQPEVWRDFGNNCQTSASNRPWMPCPGNHELEFNNGEQGLASYLARYKLPDNHTRFQGRWYSFRVSSVLFISLDADDVVYQDAAAFVAGPDPLAPVASTGNPPIQPGTSLYVRGYSAGEQTRWLERTLRRAAEDDEVDWIVVQMHQDALSSSKTGNGSDKGIREAWLPLFDRYGVDLVLCGHDHDYERSYPVRGCNHHKGTDIATGQPVDTLQPKPVMSAVSAGASTFDTSHGTIHLILGGGGTSAPLDVYGVDAGTGLPQARIFTRPNRPVAGTTSGTFVRAGADAVEDAIWSAQRDTGTGYGIAVFDHDPGHPGGETTITMSYYHAPGADQTPTQNYELFETIELKKTRRR; from the coding sequence ATGTCGAACAGAAAAATCGTAAAGACTTCGCCGACCGATCAGGGTGCTTCCATCGTCTCGCGCCGCGGGTTCCTGAAGTTCGCCGGTGCGTCCAGTCTCGCTACGGCGGCGGGCACGCTTTCATCGGCGGCGCGCGCGGCGAACAGCGCGCCTGACGGCACACCGGAGCAGGTCCACCTGACCTGGGGTAACGATCCGGCCGGTGAGGTCACGGTCTCCTGGGCGTCGCTTGCACCCGCGGTGAACCCGCAAGTCCGTGTCGGTGTCGCGGGTGCGGCGAAACATACGGTGCATGGCGTCCAGACCACTTATACGGATGGCCTGAACGGCGAGGTCGTGTTCACGTATCACGCGCATCTGCGCGATCTGAAGCCCGCTACGAGCTATGAATACCAGGTGAGCGCGGAGAACGACAGCCATGCGGCTCAGCCTTTCACGGCGAGCTTTCGCACTGCGCCGCGCGGCCGCGCGCCGTTCCGCTGGACCAGCTATGGCGATCTCGCGACGCCGAACACCGGCTGGGTGTTGTCGTCGCCGCAAAGCCGTTTCGCGGTGCAGGCAGTCGAGCGCTTTGAGCCTCTGTTCCACCTGCTCAACGGCGACCTGTGTTACGCCAATCTGAATCCGGCGCACCAGCCGGAGGTATGGCGCGACTTCGGCAACAACTGCCAGACTTCGGCGTCGAACCGGCCGTGGATGCCGTGTCCGGGCAACCACGAACTCGAATTCAATAACGGTGAGCAGGGCCTCGCCTCGTATCTCGCACGCTATAAGCTGCCGGACAATCACACGCGCTTTCAGGGCCGCTGGTACAGCTTTCGCGTGAGTTCCGTGCTCTTCATTTCGCTCGATGCTGACGACGTCGTGTATCAGGACGCAGCGGCCTTCGTCGCCGGCCCGGATCCTCTCGCGCCCGTTGCGAGCACCGGCAATCCGCCGATCCAACCCGGCACGTCGCTCTATGTGCGTGGGTATAGCGCGGGCGAGCAGACGCGTTGGCTCGAAAGGACGTTGCGCCGTGCGGCTGAAGACGACGAAGTCGACTGGATCGTCGTCCAGATGCATCAGGACGCGCTGAGTTCATCGAAGACCGGCAACGGTTCCGATAAAGGCATCCGAGAAGCCTGGTTGCCGCTGTTCGACCGCTATGGCGTCGACCTGGTGCTGTGCGGGCACGATCACGATTACGAACGCAGTTACCCGGTACGCGGCTGCAATCACCACAAAGGCACCGACATCGCGACGGGCCAGCCGGTCGATACGCTGCAGCCGAAACCGGTGATGTCGGCAGTGTCCGCGGGCGCGTCGACGTTCGATACGAGTCACGGCACGATTCACCTGATTCTCGGCGGCGGCGGCACGAGCGCGCCGCTGGATGTCTATGGCGTGGATGCCGGCACGGGGCTGCCCCAGGCGCGTATTTTCACGCGGCCCAACCGCCCGGTTGCCGGCACCACGTCCGGGACGTTCGTGCGTGCGGGCGCGGACGCAGTGGAAGACGCGATCTGGTCGGCGCAACGCGATACCGGCACCGGTTATGGCATTGCGGTGTTCGATCATGATCCCGGGCATCCCGGCGGCGAGACCACGATTACGATGAGCTACTATCACGCGCCTGGCGCAGATCAGACTCCGACGCAGAACTACGAGTTGTTCGAGACGATCGAGTTGAAGAAGACGCGGCGCAGATAA